From Numida meleagris isolate 19003 breed g44 Domestic line chromosome 4, NumMel1.0, whole genome shotgun sequence, the proteins below share one genomic window:
- the NDNF gene encoding protein NDNF isoform X1: MAQPLPIWNPYRCCRMLLLHCPLLLLLLPLSSRMQKLPTRDEELFQMQIRDKAFFHDSSVIPDGAEISSYLFRDTPKRYFFVVEEDNTPLAVTVTPCDAPLEWKLSVQELPEEASGEGSGEPEPLEQQKQQITNEEGTELFSYKGNDVEYFVSSSSPSGLYQLDLLSTEKDTHFKVYATTTPESDQPYPELPYDPRIDVTSLGRTTVTLAWKPSPTASLLKQPIQYCIVINKEHNFKSLCAVEAKLSSDDAFMMAPKPGLDFSPFDFAHFGFPSDNSAGKERGFLKSSSKFGRQTSSKPRVDLHKVCIGNKNIFTVSDLKPDTQYYFDMFAVNTNTNLSTAYVGTFARTKEEAKQKTVELKDGKVTDVFIKRKGAKFLRFAPVSSHQKVTFSVHSCLDAVQIQVRRDGKLLLSQNVEGVRQFQLRGKAKAKYLIRLKGSKKGASMLKILATTRPNKQLFPSLPEDTRIKAFDKLRTCSSVTVAWLGTQERNKFCIYKKEVDDSYNEEQKKREQNQCLGPDTRKKSEKVLCKYFHSQNIQKAVTTETIRGLQSGKSYLLDVYVIGHGGHSVKYQSKLVKTRKFC; this comes from the exons ATGGCTCAGCCCTTGCCAATCTGGAATCCCTATCGTTGCTGCAGGATGCTCCTGCTCCACTGCCcactgctcttgctgctgctgccgctcAGCTCCAGGATGCAGAAGCTGCCTACCAGAGATGAGGAGCTCTTCCAGATGCAGATCCGggacaaagcattttttcatgATTCATCAGTCATCCCAGATGGAGCCGAAATTAGCAGCTATCTCTTCCGAGACACACCTAAAAG GTACTTTTTTGTGGTGGAAGAGGACAACACACCCCTAGCAGTAACAGTGACACCCTGTGATGCTCCCCTGGAGTGGAAACTGAGTGTGCAAGAGCTCCCAGAGGAAGCCAGTGGAGAAGGTTCAG GTGAACCAGAACCTCTTGagcaacagaaacagcagaTTACTAATGAAGAAGGCACAGAGCTGTTCTCTTACAAAGGCAATGATGTTGAGTATTTTGTGTCCTCTAGTTCCCCTTCTGGTTTGTACCAACTAGATTTGCTGTCAACAGAGAAGGATACACATTTTAAAGTGTATGCAACTACTACTCCAGAATCCGACCAACCTTACCCTGAATTACCTTATGATCCGAGAATTGATGTTACTTCTCTGGGACGTACGACAGTAACGCTGGCATGGAAGCCGAGTCCCACAGCCTCATTGCTGAAACAGCCGATTCAGTATTGCATAGTCATCAATAAAGAGCACAATTTCAAAAGCCTCTGTGCTGTTGAAGCCAAGCTTAGTTCTGATGATGCCTTCATGATGGCTCCAAAACCAGGTCTGGATTTCAGTCCATTCGACTTCGCCCATTTTGGCTTCCCCTCAGACAACAGTGCTGGCAAAGAACGTGGTTTCCTAAAATCATCATCAAAATTTGGGCGCCAAACATCCTCAAAGCCGAGAGTTGACCTGCATAAAGTTTGTATTGGGAACAAGAACATCTTCACAGTGTCTGACCTGAAGCCCGACACACAGTACTACTTTGACATGTTTGCAGTAAACACTAACACAAACCTGAGCACCGCATATGTTGGCACCTTTGCCAGGACAAAGGAGGAGGCCAAGCAGAAAACAGTTGAGCTGAAGGACGGCAAAGTTACAGATGTGTTCATCAAGAGGAAGGGAGCCAAATTTCTACGGTTTGCTCCTGTTTCATCTCACCAGAAGGTCAccttttctgttcattcttGCCTAGATGCTGTTCAGATCCAAGTTAGAAGAGATGGCAAACTACTCTTGTCTCAAAATGTGGAAGGAGTACGGCAGTTCCAGCTGCGAGGGAAAGCAAAAGCTAAGTATCTAATTAGGCTGAAAGGGAGCAAAAAAGGTGCTTCTATGCTGAAGATTCTGGCAACAACAAGGCCTAACAAGCagttatttccttctcttcctgaagATACAAGAATCAAAGCCTTTGACAAACTCCGCACGTGTTCTTCAGTCACAGTGGCATGGCTTGGCACGCAGGAGAGAAACAAATTCTGCATCTACAAAAAGGAGGTAGATGACAGCTACAAcgaggaacagaagaaaagagaacagaatcAGTGCTTGGGTCCAGATACaaggaagaaatcagaaaaggTTCTCTGTAAATACTTTCACAGTCAGAATATACAGAAAGCAGTTACCACAGAGACAATTCGGGGCCTGCAGTCTGGCAAGTCCTACTTGCTGGATGTGTACGTCATTGGGCATGGAGGGCACTCTGTCAAATACCAGAGCAAACTGGTGAAAACGAGGAAGTTCTGTTAG
- the NDNF gene encoding protein NDNF isoform X2: MLLLHCPLLLLLLPLSSRMQKLPTRDEELFQMQIRDKAFFHDSSVIPDGAEISSYLFRDTPKRYFFVVEEDNTPLAVTVTPCDAPLEWKLSVQELPEEASGEGSGEPEPLEQQKQQITNEEGTELFSYKGNDVEYFVSSSSPSGLYQLDLLSTEKDTHFKVYATTTPESDQPYPELPYDPRIDVTSLGRTTVTLAWKPSPTASLLKQPIQYCIVINKEHNFKSLCAVEAKLSSDDAFMMAPKPGLDFSPFDFAHFGFPSDNSAGKERGFLKSSSKFGRQTSSKPRVDLHKVCIGNKNIFTVSDLKPDTQYYFDMFAVNTNTNLSTAYVGTFARTKEEAKQKTVELKDGKVTDVFIKRKGAKFLRFAPVSSHQKVTFSVHSCLDAVQIQVRRDGKLLLSQNVEGVRQFQLRGKAKAKYLIRLKGSKKGASMLKILATTRPNKQLFPSLPEDTRIKAFDKLRTCSSVTVAWLGTQERNKFCIYKKEVDDSYNEEQKKREQNQCLGPDTRKKSEKVLCKYFHSQNIQKAVTTETIRGLQSGKSYLLDVYVIGHGGHSVKYQSKLVKTRKFC; this comes from the exons ATGCTCCTGCTCCACTGCCcactgctcttgctgctgctgccgctcAGCTCCAGGATGCAGAAGCTGCCTACCAGAGATGAGGAGCTCTTCCAGATGCAGATCCGggacaaagcattttttcatgATTCATCAGTCATCCCAGATGGAGCCGAAATTAGCAGCTATCTCTTCCGAGACACACCTAAAAG GTACTTTTTTGTGGTGGAAGAGGACAACACACCCCTAGCAGTAACAGTGACACCCTGTGATGCTCCCCTGGAGTGGAAACTGAGTGTGCAAGAGCTCCCAGAGGAAGCCAGTGGAGAAGGTTCAG GTGAACCAGAACCTCTTGagcaacagaaacagcagaTTACTAATGAAGAAGGCACAGAGCTGTTCTCTTACAAAGGCAATGATGTTGAGTATTTTGTGTCCTCTAGTTCCCCTTCTGGTTTGTACCAACTAGATTTGCTGTCAACAGAGAAGGATACACATTTTAAAGTGTATGCAACTACTACTCCAGAATCCGACCAACCTTACCCTGAATTACCTTATGATCCGAGAATTGATGTTACTTCTCTGGGACGTACGACAGTAACGCTGGCATGGAAGCCGAGTCCCACAGCCTCATTGCTGAAACAGCCGATTCAGTATTGCATAGTCATCAATAAAGAGCACAATTTCAAAAGCCTCTGTGCTGTTGAAGCCAAGCTTAGTTCTGATGATGCCTTCATGATGGCTCCAAAACCAGGTCTGGATTTCAGTCCATTCGACTTCGCCCATTTTGGCTTCCCCTCAGACAACAGTGCTGGCAAAGAACGTGGTTTCCTAAAATCATCATCAAAATTTGGGCGCCAAACATCCTCAAAGCCGAGAGTTGACCTGCATAAAGTTTGTATTGGGAACAAGAACATCTTCACAGTGTCTGACCTGAAGCCCGACACACAGTACTACTTTGACATGTTTGCAGTAAACACTAACACAAACCTGAGCACCGCATATGTTGGCACCTTTGCCAGGACAAAGGAGGAGGCCAAGCAGAAAACAGTTGAGCTGAAGGACGGCAAAGTTACAGATGTGTTCATCAAGAGGAAGGGAGCCAAATTTCTACGGTTTGCTCCTGTTTCATCTCACCAGAAGGTCAccttttctgttcattcttGCCTAGATGCTGTTCAGATCCAAGTTAGAAGAGATGGCAAACTACTCTTGTCTCAAAATGTGGAAGGAGTACGGCAGTTCCAGCTGCGAGGGAAAGCAAAAGCTAAGTATCTAATTAGGCTGAAAGGGAGCAAAAAAGGTGCTTCTATGCTGAAGATTCTGGCAACAACAAGGCCTAACAAGCagttatttccttctcttcctgaagATACAAGAATCAAAGCCTTTGACAAACTCCGCACGTGTTCTTCAGTCACAGTGGCATGGCTTGGCACGCAGGAGAGAAACAAATTCTGCATCTACAAAAAGGAGGTAGATGACAGCTACAAcgaggaacagaagaaaagagaacagaatcAGTGCTTGGGTCCAGATACaaggaagaaatcagaaaaggTTCTCTGTAAATACTTTCACAGTCAGAATATACAGAAAGCAGTTACCACAGAGACAATTCGGGGCCTGCAGTCTGGCAAGTCCTACTTGCTGGATGTGTACGTCATTGGGCATGGAGGGCACTCTGTCAAATACCAGAGCAAACTGGTGAAAACGAGGAAGTTCTGTTAG